The following are encoded in a window of Geobacter metallireducens GS-15 genomic DNA:
- a CDS encoding sigma-54 interaction domain-containing protein translates to MDTHTPASLFLKADYCRCGIVLLDESGRVTALNRQFFDTTGLEFREGDLPPDELRGLKKGEWIFWGRKWFVQAEGRHGVELLAIRRVRAADHILGPYGENCLNEEMVKMVLDNPYEGLTVVDATGKVTLLSPSNEQWLGLEVGGGRGLDLSAIAPASHLSEVARTGVAEHAQVVDLHGKTKVTVNLPIRRDNKVMGAFGRILFKSTEQVEKLVTKVRTMELQVERFETLLDEMRGKRYSFRNILTKNKEMLMLIEQARRVADSGATVLILGESGTGKELFAQALHEASRRNKGPFIAVNCGAIPRDLIESELFGYEEGAFSGARKKGKPGKFELACGGTLFLDEIGELPLESQAKLLRVLEERKIDRLGGTAPLPVDFRLVAATNRDLMTNVNKGRFRADLYYRINEFPLEIPPLRSRPEDIPLLAKHFLTEVSRREELPMLKISAGATEALISHDWPGNVRELRGVMRQMAWKSQGLTIEPHHLPPALNKGQTVGVSGTLEEQTARTERAAIESALQAAGGNRALTARMLGIHRTALYKKMHRLGME, encoded by the coding sequence ATGGATACACATACCCCCGCTTCGCTGTTCCTTAAAGCAGACTATTGCAGATGCGGTATTGTCCTCCTCGACGAATCAGGCCGCGTTACCGCCCTGAACCGGCAGTTTTTCGACACGACAGGCCTGGAGTTCAGAGAGGGTGATCTCCCTCCCGACGAGTTGCGGGGGCTGAAGAAAGGAGAGTGGATTTTCTGGGGGAGGAAGTGGTTCGTGCAAGCGGAGGGGCGGCACGGGGTGGAGCTGCTGGCAATCCGGCGCGTTCGGGCTGCGGACCATATACTGGGGCCGTACGGAGAGAACTGCCTGAATGAAGAGATGGTGAAAATGGTCCTCGACAACCCCTACGAGGGACTGACGGTCGTCGACGCTACGGGGAAGGTCACCCTGCTCAGCCCGTCCAACGAGCAGTGGCTGGGGCTGGAAGTCGGAGGGGGACGGGGCCTCGACCTGTCGGCCATTGCGCCGGCCAGCCATTTGTCGGAGGTGGCCCGCACCGGCGTGGCCGAACACGCCCAGGTTGTCGACCTGCACGGCAAGACCAAGGTCACGGTGAACCTTCCCATCCGGCGGGACAACAAGGTGATGGGCGCTTTCGGGAGAATCCTCTTCAAGAGCACGGAACAAGTGGAGAAGCTGGTGACCAAGGTGCGGACCATGGAACTCCAGGTGGAGCGTTTCGAGACCCTGCTGGATGAAATGCGGGGGAAACGCTACTCCTTCCGTAACATCCTCACCAAAAACAAAGAAATGCTGATGCTCATCGAACAGGCACGACGCGTGGCCGACTCCGGCGCGACCGTGCTCATCCTGGGAGAAAGCGGGACTGGCAAGGAGTTGTTCGCCCAGGCGCTCCACGAAGCTTCGAGGAGGAACAAGGGGCCTTTCATTGCAGTAAACTGCGGCGCAATCCCCCGCGACCTGATCGAATCGGAACTGTTCGGCTACGAAGAAGGGGCCTTCAGCGGCGCCAGGAAAAAGGGGAAGCCCGGCAAGTTCGAACTGGCGTGCGGCGGAACGCTCTTTCTGGATGAGATCGGTGAACTCCCCCTCGAAAGTCAGGCAAAGCTGCTGCGGGTGCTTGAGGAGCGTAAGATAGACCGCCTGGGAGGCACGGCGCCGCTCCCCGTCGATTTTCGCCTGGTGGCCGCCACGAACCGCGATCTCATGACGAACGTCAACAAAGGGAGATTCCGCGCCGATCTCTATTACCGCATCAACGAGTTCCCCCTCGAGATTCCCCCCCTCAGGTCCAGACCGGAAGACATCCCCCTGCTGGCGAAGCATTTTCTGACGGAAGTGTCACGCCGGGAAGAACTGCCGATGCTCAAGATTTCCGCAGGAGCCACGGAGGCGTTGATATCGCACGACTGGCCCGGCAATGTACGGGAACTGCGCGGGGTCATGCGTCAGATGGCCTGGAAATCCCAGGGATTAACCATAGAGCCCCACCACCTGCCGCCGGCGCTCAACAAGGGACAGACCGTCGGGGTCTCCGGTACGCTGGAGGAACAGACAGCCAGGACGGAGCGGGCCGCCATCGAATCGGCCCTGCAGGCTGCGGGTGGGAACCGGGCGCTGACCGCACGCATGCTTGGAATCCATCGCACCGCCTTATACAAAAAGATGCACCGACTGGGGATGGAATAG
- a CDS encoding NUDIX hydrolase has translation MSTHDSPVHIVVVGCLIRNGLGEILLIRHHKRGWEIPQGRVEAGEGIVDALRREVREETGVEIKPGPLTAVWSKVSPPASLILTFLADYAEGELAPSDETPELGWFSEREGVELVAHPVTRDRLRALLDYSGTVACFSYATNPYKLLGSLGEP, from the coding sequence ATGAGTACCCATGATTCCCCTGTTCACATCGTTGTCGTAGGGTGTTTGATTCGAAACGGGCTCGGCGAGATCCTGTTGATCCGGCACCATAAACGTGGCTGGGAAATCCCGCAGGGGCGTGTCGAGGCAGGGGAGGGGATTGTCGACGCGCTTCGCCGGGAGGTGAGAGAGGAGACGGGGGTCGAGATCAAACCGGGACCCCTTACTGCCGTCTGGTCCAAGGTTTCACCCCCTGCGTCGCTAATCCTCACGTTTCTGGCGGACTATGCGGAGGGTGAACTGGCTCCCAGCGATGAAACGCCGGAGCTGGGGTGGTTTAGCGAGCGCGAAGGGGTGGAGCTGGTTGCTCATCCCGTGACCCGGGACCGGCTCAGGGCGCTTCTTGACTATTCGGGAACCGTTGCCTGTTTCTCGTACGCAACCAATCCATACAAGCTTTTGGGAAGTTTGGGGGAGCCATAG
- the tssJ gene encoding type VI secretion system lipoprotein TssJ, with the protein MKRRAALLLYVSAIASLCSCTSTPKATPPLDWGYEKEAISVTLKGDPQLNLFQKSPHALVACLYQLRDPNAFNQFRTEPDGLTKLLECGRFDPGVATAKRMVIQPGQEVNESLDRAEGARYVGFVAGYYRLDKDRSARLYTIPSVEETKGFLSRTKLVKPGRLDMKLLLGPQEIQDVTEETEKP; encoded by the coding sequence ATGAAGCGTCGAGCCGCTTTGCTGCTCTATGTATCCGCCATAGCATCGCTTTGTTCCTGCACCTCCACTCCGAAGGCAACGCCTCCGCTGGATTGGGGCTACGAAAAGGAGGCGATCTCCGTCACCCTGAAGGGGGACCCGCAGCTGAATCTCTTCCAGAAGAGTCCCCACGCTCTCGTGGCCTGCCTCTACCAGCTCCGGGACCCCAATGCCTTCAACCAGTTCCGCACCGAGCCCGACGGCCTGACCAAGCTTCTGGAGTGCGGCCGCTTCGATCCGGGAGTGGCGACCGCCAAGCGGATGGTGATCCAGCCGGGACAAGAGGTGAACGAGTCCCTGGACCGAGCCGAAGGGGCCCGCTACGTGGGGTTCGTTGCCGGCTACTACCGCCTTGACAAGGATCGCTCGGCACGGCTCTACACCATCCCCTCAGTGGAAGAGACCAAGGGTTTCCTCAGCCGGACCAAACTCGTGAAACCGGGACGGCTTGACATGAAACTCCTCCTAGGTCCCCAGGAGATCCAGGACGTGACTGAGGAGACCGAAAAACCATGA